The genomic interval GGATAAACTGAAACCTGATTCAAAGGTAAGAATCATGCTTTTGCTTGATGATGAGGAAACAGCGTGGAATAACTTTGCGATGTCACAGTTTCTGAAAGGTTACTCGGAAAAGGATGCCATATATGACAACCTATAACTTTGGCGAAATTATTCTTGTGAGATTTCCCCATACTGACTTGCAGGACATTTCTAAAATGCCTGCCCTTATTTTATACGATTCGGGGGATCAAGATATTCTCATAGCAAGAATAACAACACAGGAATATACCACTTAACTAAAAAATAGGTATACCAATGCAAACATTTACCGTTACCATAGCCAAGGGGGAAAAGTTTTACATTGCACAGTGCAAGGAACACTCAAATTGTTTTACTCAGGGGAAAACAATAGAGGAGGCCATTCATAATATAAAAGAGGTTATTGAGCTTATACTGGAAATCAAAAAGCCTAAAATAAAGGTGGTATTAAAAGAAGATCTTGTAAATGCCTTGTAAAAAAGGCAAAACAGAGTCAGAGATTGGAACTCGAAATTCTATCACTGAACAAAGACCCCACACACGTCTCTATGCACGGCATCTTGTTGCCTGTTTTTAACGCCTTTACAAACATATACAAACACTACCAAGTAAATTGCTTTTTTATAACATTTCTGCTGTCAAGTAAATTCTAAATTATTTTCGCTGAATAGTTACAAAATATCTACATTGATACCGTCATTGTGAGCGACAGCGAAGCAATCTTAAGTCTTTTGGGAACAAGAGATTGCTTCGTCGCTCCACTCCTCGCAATGACATTTTTTAAGGGAAGTGTCCCTATATTAATTATGCGCCGATATCATTTACAAAAGAAAGAACGAGAAATAAAGGAGTTTGATGAAATACTCGATATTATAAAGAAGGGGAAATACATCACTATAGCAATGTGCAGGAAAAACGAGCCCTACATCGTCACCTTGAGCTATGGTTTTGATAAAACAAAAAACGCTTTTTATCTACACAGTGCATTAAAGGGATTAAAATACGAATTTCTAAGAGAAAATAGCAGTGTATGCGCAACAATAATAGATGATAAAGGTTATATAATTAATGAATGTGCGCATGCATATCGTTCACTTGTAGTATGGGGAAAAATGTGTTTGGTGGGAAAAGGTCTATGGCATGGACATACTTCTTGCACATCTGGAAAATACCCCAGAACAGATTAAAAAAGGGGCATTATCTAACATCCATATTTATAAAACAGTAAGTGGCTGTAAGAATAGAAAGATATATCACCACAAAATTACAACGTCTGATAATGTATATTATGTTGTGTTTATAATGGATTTAAGTCGAAACTACGTTCTTATGGCATATTCGCACCTATTTAAACAAATTCCACTTACTTTGTCTTTTTCTGTGTTTTGGTTGTCTGTTTTGTGTCTATCCTTTTTGCTTTGCGCAATTCACGCAATGCAAGATAGAATTGCCTTTCCAGAGATGATTCATATTTCATTATTTCGCTCATCTTATCTTTTTCTTCAATAATTTTTAATGCCTTTAATTGTTGCAATTCATTTTTTGTTCTCTTCTTAGATGTGAAAAATCCCTGTTCATATTCCTGAATACCGGAAGAGGCATGTTCAATAATCTGCTTCTCTATATTTAGACATCTTTTCATCCGCCATATACTAGAAACTATCCTGTCAGCGAAAAACGACTCAATTTCGTTTGAAGGTTTAAACTCCTTGTCTATAATAGCTCTCAAATCATTAAGGTCGTCAATGTTTTCACCTTCGATTAATATTTCATTACTAAATATATATTTTCTAATTACAGTGCTTTTAGGTACGGAGTCTTGTTCTTTTTCTGTAACTTCTTTTACAACAGTTTTTGTAGTTGGTTTTTTAATGATAGTATCCATAATCTTTTCTACTTTACCTTTACTGCCATTCTTCCTACTTTTTTCCTGCAAAACGTTTTCTTTTAATATTGCCGACATAAATCATCCTCCAAAGTAAAAATTAATATCTATTTTACGTAATAGCATGCCAATACGAAAGATACACACATACAGGAAGTAATATCTCATATTTGCTATTAATATTCAATAAATATTTTATCCCCTAATGCATATATGATCATAACTTATTATATTTCCACGGTATGGAAAAAGATGAAAACTAGTATAGCGTTTTATTAAAATATCTACATTGATACCGTCATTGTGAGCGACAGCGAAGCAATCTTAAGTCTTTTGGAAACAAGAGATTGCTTCGTCTTAACGAAACGATGTAATAGTTGATGCAATTATTCTGTTAGAGATTTCTAAATTAAATTTAACTTTTGTTGACATAAATAGTTATAGCATTTGTGAAATCACATTTTGTGAACTTCTTGAGTATATAATAGATTATATTACATAGGTATTGCATAGTTATCGCCAAAGGTATTATTTATAATATACGTTGCCGGATCTTGATTTACTGATGCACTACGGTTACTATACTACAGTCTGTAATCTGGTTTTAATAATCACTGGACGGGCAATCGTAACTTAATACGGATGCGTCTGACTAATGACGTTTACATTTTACTGGGAAAATGGTTTTTTTATGGAGGGACATGTGAAAAAAAAGGTTGTATTTAGCATATCATTGAGGGATCAGGATAATATTCCCGTACAGATGAAGAACAAATTATTAGATAAATTTAATGAATTTGGCATTGAACCGGTTGATATAGGTTGGAATTTTGGAATAACAGACGCCTCTGACCTGGGATTGACAAAATATTTTACAAAAATAACTTACCAAACCGAGGGTAAAGAGGTCGATGATACGAAGGCATACACAAAAAAACTATATGAAACAATTGAAAAAACATTTACTGCTCTCAATCCTGATTTAAAAATTCAAAGTTATGAAATACAGGATTGAACAAACAAGGTTTGCAGTTTTTGATTTATTAAATTGATACAGGGCAAACATTACATAAAAAAACCCTGACAGGGTTTGGAACCCCTGTCAGGGTTAATATGCAAAATACTATCAGACTTATTTATTGAAGTTTTTTAAAAACCTAATCAATGTTGCTCTTTCCTCTTTTCGCATTTTTCATCATTGCAATATTTGCATGGGTCCTTTTTAAATGCGGCCGCACACCCCTCGCAACAAAGCGTAATTGATTTTTCCTCGCATTTTACAATGACTGCTTTTCCCGCTTCATTTGCTTTACCACAAACAGCACACTTTGCATTAGTAATTTCCTCGGCGGTTGCCTGTTTCGTTCCGCAACAACTTGATGCAAGTGTCGTATTTACCGCATTATAGGTAACTAAAGTAAATACAATCGCCAATACTCCGCAAATTAATCCAATACGCTTCACAAATTTGCTCCTTTCTCGAACTTGACATGTATAAAAATTACAATAAACGATGAGCCTTTCTCCAAATAGACCCACCAACGATTATGTAAAACAATAAATTTACTGAAAATGTTTCAACATTTTAAAAAGGCCGCATTTTACCTAAAAAAATCATATTAGTTTACCGCCGAGGGAGCCAAGAATGCAGAAAAAATAAATAAACGGTAAGCGGAACTATTACAAAAGATCATACGGTAAAATGGCTGAGGAATTCTCTCGTACGAATATTTTGAGGATTACAAAAAACCATTTCAGGGCTTCCGGACTCGACAATCTTCCCTTTTTCCAAAAAAATTACCTGCCGGGAAATGCTTTTTGCAAAATGCATTTCATGAGTCGCAATAACCGTTGTCATTCCTTCCGATACCAATTCCCTTATGACTGCAAGGACATCATCTGTCATTTCGGGGTCTAACGAGGATGTAGGTTCATCAAAAAGCATTGCTTCAGGTTTCATGGTAAGGGCGCGCGCAATTGCAACGCGCTGCTGCTCTCCACCCGATAACTGGCCTGGGTAGCTCTTTGCTTTTTTTTCCATACAAACCCTCTGAAGCATGCCCATCGCCCTCGATTCGGCTTCAGGATGGTTAATCCCCAAAACATGTACAGACGCAACCATTACATTATGCAAAACGGTCATATGCGGGAAGAGATTAAACTGTTGAAAAACCATTCCGATTTTTCTGCGTATATCTTCTACTACACCATTGTTTTTTTTATAGCGGTAATCAGGTTCGAGCGTGCCGTATATGGTAAGCTCGTCAACGGAAATTTTTCCCTTTTGAAAACATTCAAGTCCGTTGATACAACGTAATAGAGTGCTTTTCCCGCTTCCCGAAGGGCCTATGATTGAGACAATATCCCCTTTTGCAATATCAAGATGAAAACCTGTGAAAAGAGGCTCGTGGTCGTATTGTTTTGTAAGGTCACGAATTTTAATCATTTAAAATAGTGCTGATGTATGGGCGAAGCATTTGTGATAACTGGCATACATGCGTTCATGCCCGAAAACGCAAATGCTTCTCCCCTACAGTTTCAAAAGACGTTTAGCCTTTTCTCCAGTCTTCTGGAGTAAAGAGAAAGCGGATAACTCATCCCAAAGTACAACAAAGCGGTAATAATCCCCAGTTGAAAGAATTTCATAGAAGATGCCGCAAGTATGCTATAACTTTTAGTAAGCTCTACTAACGCAATTACCGAAACCAAAGAAGAATCTTTAAATAACGATATAAAATCGTTCGTAATCGGAGGCAATGTAATCCTCAATGCTTGAGGGAAAATAATCTTTTCAAATGTTAACCGCCCCGACATGCCCAATGAAAAGGCCGCCTCTGTTTGGCCTTTCGGGATTGCCTGTATGCCCGCTCGGTAAACTTCCGCTTCATACGCCGCATAATTCATCCCCAGCCCTAAAATGGCTGCGGCGAATGCCGACATGGTGATACCGATGTTGGGAAGCCCGTAATATAAAATGTAGAGTTGTATCAGGAGGGGTGTTCCGCGATATACTTCTATATATACGGTAGAAATTTTTTTAATCCATGTATTGCCGTACAAACGCATGACTGCCAATACAATTCCTAATGAAACGGCAAGCATCATAGATAAAACCGAAATGCCAATGGTAACTAACGCCCCTTTTAATAACGTTGGTACGAAGGTAGTTACTATTAAAGGAATTCGCTCTTCAGGTGATGGCGGATTTTCAGCATATTTTTGCAATAATCCCTCATGCAAATAAAGTTTTTCCTGCGCCGCATTCCAGAGTCCCCATTTCCGGCATATTTTTTTTATTTCACCCGTCCTTAAAAGTTTTTCAATGACACGGTTTAGTTCTTCCACTAACGCAGCATCTTCTTTCCGTAAGGCAATGCCATAATATCCCTCCCCTACCGGTCCCCCTACCAATCTCAATTGGGGATTTGGCTTGGCGTAATAGGAAGCAACAGGTAAGTCCACAAAAACGGCATCCAGGCGGTTATCCAGTAAATCCTTAAATGGTTCTACCTGTCCGCTGTATATCTTTATGGTCACGTCCCCCATTTTTTCAAGCATTTGTTTTGCAACGGTATTGTACAGTGTTCCTACCCGTTTACCGTGAAGATCTTCAAATGTATTGATTTTGAAGTCAGAGGCACGGACAACAATTTGTTCGCTAAAGACAAAATATGGACGTGAGAATAGCACGGAGTGCTGTCGTTCGGGTGTAATTTCGATACCATTCAATGCAATATCGAAATCGCCGCGTTGGAGAGACATGAGGATGCTATCCCATTCATTCTGAAAGTAATTTAGTTTTATCCCAAGTTCTTTTGCAATTGCTTCTGCAATTTCTACTTCAAAGCCGATATATTTTTTCGGATGCCTTTGATCTGGAAATACATAAGGAGCCCCCCCATCCGCATCAAAACCCCATGTTAATACGCCGGTCTGTCTGATCTTTTCCAGCGTATCCTGTCCGGCGCAAACAGTATTGTACGGATGGAGTATTGCCAGAAGTAGAATTGATATAACCGAAAGTGTGAAAAAGTGTCGTTTCATAAATTTTTATATATTTTTTCCTATAGAAAATGCCTTGCCAAGGCAGCTTCCAATGCCGTAATATGCACGTGTTTCAGGGGCATATATCATAGGCCGGATCTTTTCAATATCAGGCACGCCGTCATTGTTTAAGGCTGATTCTTCCGCCTTAACATCCATAATCTCGCCGATAAATTGCGTGTGCAATCCTATTTCGAAGGTGTGAAGCAGTTTACACTCCAGAATAACCGGAAATTCATTTATATACGGTGCGTCAACAAACTCTCCCTTGATGGGAGTAAGTCCGGCAGCAGAAAATTTATCCACATCCTTACCGGTAACAACGCCAAAATAGTCTGCCTGCTTTGCATATTTTTCAGACGGAATATTAATCGTATACGCCTGCCTTTCAACAATACAATTATACGAATATGTCGCTTTTCTCAGTGAGATGGCAACGCATGGCGGACTCGAACAGCATATGCCGCCCCATGCTACGTTCATTGCGTTTGGTTTGCCTTCTTTATCATAGGAACAAACAATAAATACGGGGGTTGGGTATGCAATAGCTTTTGCGCCTAAGGATTTTTTCATTATTACACCTTTCTATAATAACAAATAACAACCGAAGTATTTTTTCCAAAAAATCAAATTGTCACTATTTTTGTCGTAGTGTAGGGGCAAAGCACTTGCTGTGAATTGTCATAAATGCGTTCACACCCAAACGGGCAAATGCTTCTCCCCTACTTTTTTTTATTTGTAGGTTGTATACCGGACGATATCATCTTCACCTACATAACTCCCAATCTGCACTTCTATAACTTTTGCAATTTTGTCCGTGGGATTGTGTATCCTATGTTTGGCATTCTGAGGAACAAAGACGCTTTCATTTTTCTGTATTTGCTTTTTTGTATTGCCTATATATATATCAATTTTCCCCTCAACAACATTCCAATGTTCGCTCCTGTATTTATGTTTTTGCAATGAAAGAGTTTTTTGGGGATACACACCGATTTCTTTTACCTTGTAATTGTCTTGCTCATGCAACACCGTATAGTACCCCCACGGCCTGTACACTGTGCTGCCGGTCTTTGTGTGTTGTAGTCCTTTTTTATTTATCGCCGATACGAGTTCTTTTACATTATCCGAACAACCCCTTTTAACGATCAATAAAGAATCCGCAGCATCAATCGCCATTACATCATTCACACCTAAAAAACAAACAAGCCTGTTGTCCGAATACGCAAAGCAATTCTTTGAATCAAAAAATTCAGCATCTCCAATGGTAAAATTTCCCTTTCCATTGGTATAAAACTGTAAATAACTATCCCAGCTTCCCAAATCCGACCATTTAAGATTAAATTTGATCAATGCCGCATTTTTTGTTTTTTGCATAATCCCGTAATCAATAGAATCTGCCACTATGTTTTCAAAATTCCTGCAAAATTCATCATACGTATATTGATAATATTTGTAGCTTGACGGTGAACATGCTGCGAGTTCTCCCAGGAATGTTTTTTTATTAAAACAAAATATCCCGGAATTCCACAACCCCCCTTTTTTTATAAGTAATTTGGCTTTTTGAATCGAAGGCTTTTCTACAAATGTATCCACCAAATACCCTGCACCGAACTTTCTTTTCAGGAGAATATATCCGTATCCTTCCTTGGGGAATGTCGGTTTCACCCCAAATACAATAATTTTATCCTGTTCTGTGAGTGTTTCCGCCTGCCGTATGCATTTTTCAAAATCGTTCACCGGTTCAATTATATGATCGGACGGCAATACACATATGAGTTCGTTCTCATTTAAAATAGTTCTACTCTCAATATATTTTAACGAGAGCATTATGGCTGGGAGGGTGTTTTTGGGAACAGGTTCTAAAATAATATTTTCCTTTAACAAATTCTTGATTGCATTTTTTACTCCAGGCAATAATTGAATCTGATTCAAAACGGTAAACTTATAACTTTCATGAGAAACGATAAAAATGTCTTTTGGGGAAAAACATGGCAAAAGCCTTTCTATCGTTAACTGAAACAAAGACAATCCATCCTTAAATTCAACAAATTGTTTCGGGTGGTCTTCTCTGGATAAGGGCCATAGTCTGGTTCCTTTTCCCCCAGCCAGAATGATTGCCTTTCCGTTTATTTTATCTGTGACAATAACAGTCTTTGTTTTTTTGTTCATCTTATCGTTATTTCTAAAAAAATCCTGACTACTGTATTATTTATATTTTACCATAGGTAAGTTGGCATATACTCTTAATACGGCATCTGCGAGTTTGTCCGGATCATGGCGAAGCAGATCCTGTTTTTCCCAGAGGATACGTTTTTTATCAAAATCTTCTACCAAATCCGCTTTTTTTATATTTATGTTTAATCCGTGCACACCATTGTCAAATTCCGCCAATTCAGCCCCTTCTTTTTTGTACCGGTCAAGAATCTCTTTTTTGGGAATTTTGTCATTAACAATCACATAATCAACCATGCCATCAACAAGATATTTATTAATTGCCTGAATATGATCCGATACTTTATATTTATCCGTTTGCCCTGGTTGTGTAACGATATTACAGACATAAATTTTTACTGCATTGCTGTTACAAATAGCGGTGCGTATTCCGGTCACCAGCAAATTTGTTATAAGGCTTGTGTACAAACTGCCTGGGCCGATAACAATAATGTCCGCGTTGAGAATTTCTTCCACGGCTTCCGGCAATGGTTCGACATTTTCATTTTTTAAAAACACCCTTTTAATAGGAGACTTTCCCACGGCACGGACATTAAACTCTTCTTCTACATAAGCCCCATCTTCCAATTCTGCGCATATGTGTGTATCATTAAGCGTTGATGGTAGCACTTTTCCCCTAATATTTAAAATCTTGCTGGCCTTTTTTATCGCCAGGTCGAAGCTGCCGGTAAGGTCAGTTAAAGCGGCCATTAATAAATTTCCCAGACTCATGCCATTTAACGAACCCTTGTTGAATCTGTATTGAAAAAGCTGGTATAATTCCTGTTCCTGTTCTTCAGTTTCCGACAAAGCTATGAGGCAATTTCTTGCGTCGCCCGGGGGGAGAATTCCAAACTCTTCCCTTAAAATCCCGGAGCTTCTTCCTGAATCAGTAACGGTAACCATCGCCGAGAGGTGTTTGCTGTACGTCTTAGCGCCTTCAAGCATAATCGGCAGACCGGTTCCGCCGCCAATTGCGACAATCTTGAGATTATCAGGGGTCTTACCGCTATTGTAAAGTTGAAGAATCGTAGGAATCTGAAAGATGCGTTTTATTTTATAGTCCGGTTTATCGCATTCGTGTATTGGTTGTTCCAGTTTAAATCTTCCATGTAACATCTGTATCGTAATCAATCCGAGGGACTTTGCAGCCCTTAATTCATTCCGCGTCCTGTCGCCCACCATAACCGCTTCGTTTGGATTTAAATTATGTCTTTTGAGACAATCAAGTATGCAGTCTTCCATAAGCATACCAATTTCCTGGTCATTAATGATAATTTCACTAAAACACGATTTCAAACCAAGTATTTTGACCTTGTTTTCCTGCCTTTCATGCACCCCCACGGTAAGTAAAAACAGTTTGAATCCTCTTTTCTTTAAATCTCTGAGGGTGGGTATTACATCGGAAAAGGGGACGATCCCGGAAAGCTCGCTGCTATTGTATGCACGATACGCAATATTGATAAATTTTTTGTTTGCGCGAAATTTTTTTACAATTTCGTTAAACACGGGATGGTAAGGGCCATGCCTGGCGATAAGTTCCTTTTGTAATTGATATGCGTTCTCTTCCGTAGTGGGAAGTCCTGCCTCAACCATTGCTTTTGCTGCCCGTCTCCTGGAAGCGTCAATCAACAGATTTGTACAGTCGTACAAAGTATCGTCTAAATCAAAAAATATCGCCTTTATTTTCATACAATATCCTTCCTCATGAATATCTATTATAACGAAGTGTTCCTGTTATTTATAGTACTTAGTTTTTAATAAAAGAGTTACATCAGGTGCCTTTGGCAGCACTATATTCTGTTATTGATGTTAATGTAGAGACGCATCGCATGCGTCTCTACAAAAATATTGAATTTCCTATGTAATTGAAGAGATTCTTTGAGTTTTTTTTATGTTTTGAACGCGTAGTTTATTTACCAACAAATGTGCTTGCCGAACCGGTTCAGTAATGCGATACCCCCTGCATACCTTTAAAACAAACTGCGTTGCAAAAGAAAGGCTTGTCTTGTGCCCGACAGAAACAAAAATAGGATTTGTATTTAATTTTGTTCTCAATGCGACTCCTACCATTTTATCTTTATAAATGAGGTTGGAGTATGCGCCTACTGCATTTTCAACAGCAGAATACTCACCTACCAGACAGCTTTTTGCGCAACCAATGGCCGGTTTGTCTAAGATAAGGCCTAAATGCGATGCAAGACCTAAAAACCGGGGATGCGCTATTCCTTGTCCATCAAAAAGAATTATATCTGGTGCTGTTTTTAATTTCTTAAATGATTTAAGAAGTACGGGTGCTTCTCTAAATGACAAAAGGCCGGGTATATATGGAAACATGGCCTTTTCAATAGCAGTTGCTTCTTCAATCTTTTCAAGATTTTTATTACACCTAAAGACAATTACTGCAGCAAATACAAGATCGCTATATTTATCGTATGAAACATCGGCGCCCGCTACCGTGCATATTTTACCGTGATCTTTTTTTAAAATTAATGCATTGCTCAATTCTCTCTGGATTTGAACAGCTTTCGCATAATTTTTCGTCCACGGATGTATTTTTCTTATATGCATTAAAAAGCTGGATTTTGATCGCCACCGAAGTGCGGAGTTAAAGGATGTGAAATTTGTTCCCGACGCCAATCGGGAATTTGTGTCGTACTCATAAAAGTTGAAGCTTTTTTCAAAAAACTACCGTACTACAAAACATTGGTATCAATTACAATTCTCATAATGCGGTATTATATACAACAACATAAGTTTTGCAAGAATTTTAAGACATAACTGCTCGAATTCAGAGGTGGATGTGGGGCGTGATGAATGCTAATGAATATAAGAAGGGCGAACAAATCGTTCCGGCGGACAGTAAACAACCTCCGGGCGGGATGGCTTCGGACAATAGAGGCGTTTTCAGGTGAAAAGCCTAAGGTAAAACAACTGGCATTGTTTTCGGATTACCGTGACGAATTGTCCATAATAACCTGAGAGACCCTCCAGATACGGCTAGACAAAATGAATTGTGCCGTACAAGTGAATGGAGCGCGTACTGGTTGGGATTGTATTTGTGGGATTCCTGGAGCCGGACACATTTTGGAAACAGCGTTTGCCATCAAGTCGTAATGGGACAAGCAGACTGAATATTCTGCTTTGTCTAAGTAACGTCTGGCAGTGTATTGCGCAAAAAGAAATATCCCACAGTACCAGAAAACAACGACCCTGCTATTATACCAAGGAGTTCATCGAACATCCGGCTGCGGATTTTTTCCCGCAAAGATTTGTAGCCGGTTTAAACAAAATCATTCAAGGCTCCTTTAATTATCAATAAAAAATTATCTGCGCAGTTGTATAAAGGCGACCGTCTGTTTATTCAAAAGGAAGCACCCTTCCCCCCTTATAGCAAAAGTAGAGAGGGGGCGGAGGGTCATAAGCGCTAACTTGTTTTATTGACAAATTTTATTCATCATGGTATTTTTATGTTAATTATCCCGCTAATCACTCTATAGGAGGATAAAGCCATGATGAGAGAAGATTGGGATCTTCTAAGAACTTTCTTCCCAAACGATTGGAAAAGTTTAGCCGTTGATACAAATGCTTTAAAAGGCTTGCGCAAGGATAAATCTGAAGAAAAGCTTCTTCGAACATTATTAATTCATTTAGGATGTGGCTATTCATTGCGTGAAACAGTAGTTCGAGCCAAGCGTGCTAACTTAGCAGATTTATCCGATGTTGCCTTATTAAAGCGATTAAAAAAGAGCAAAGAATGGCTATATAAATTATGTTTATCTTTATTCCGTGAGCGTGGCCTCCAAATTAATAAACGGAATAATTTTCATCTTCGCTTATTTGATGCAACAACAGTAAAGGAACCTGGGAAAACAGGAAGTCTTTGGCGCATTCATTATAGTATTGAGGTTCCTTCATTATCTTGCGATTTCTTTAAACTTACGGGAACTGAAGGAGAAGGCACAGGAGAATCTTTTCGGCAGTTTCCGATGAAAAAAGATGATTATATTATAGCTGACAGAGGTTACTGTACTGGCCAAGGAATTCATCATGCAACAAGGAAAGGCGCTTATCTTAGCGTTAGAGTTAATTCGCAATCTCTACGGATATTCGGCGAAGAAAAGAAACCCTTTCCTTTATTGAAAGAAATCCAATATTTAAAAAGACCCCTTGCTATAAAATCATGGAACGTTTTTATTCCAAACGTTGATAATACTGAATATGTCAAAGGTCGTCTTTGTATAATACGCAAAACAGAAGAAGCCATTAAAATAGCTCATAAAAAACTTAAAAGACATGCAAGCAAAAAGGGCATTGAACTAAAACCGGAGACCCTTATTTATGCCAAGTACGTAATAGTATTCACAACGTTTCCTGAAAATCAATTTACCGCTTTTGATATCTTAGAATGGTATCGAGTTCGATGGCAAATTGAACTGGTCTTTAAAAGATTTAAACAAATAGCACAATTTGGACACTTACCTAAATACGATGATGATAGCTCAAAAGCTTGGCTTTATGGCAAACTATTCGTTGCTCTTTTGACAGAAAAACTAATAGATTTTGCTACGTCTTTTTCCCCCTGGGGATACTTCATTGTCAAGCAAGAAGACTAAAAGCAAATGGCGTGAATTTGCTTTTATGCTTAATCAAGTAAAACGGGCTATAGAACCAGCGTTATCATTACAGGAAGTTCTTAAGTGCTGGAATGACATTGCTTGTTCTTTAGCAGAAAATACAAGAATCCGAAAAACACAGATATCAAAATACTTCGAGCATACCTAAAACAAGTTAGCGCTTATGGGGCGGAGGGTACTACTTAAAACATTTGCATACTCAAGAGACTCACGATGTTTGATTTATAGACAATGTCATACAGGTTCAACACGAACACGGCCCTTCGGGGTTAGAAATAAAGATAAAGTGAAACTTTCACTCTTGCTTTCTATTTATCCCCAAAAGGCCGTACCTCCCTGGTATCAATTTAAAATTCACATTTAATGGGCACCCTGTTTTGCAATATAATTGTTACCCCTGGTTGACAAGCTCACCCAGTCTAATATGCTTGCGCATTACAGCATCGATATCCTCCATGTATCTCCCGTCCGCAGGGTAACACTGAGTACCATGAATATGCATGTCCAGCCCGTCAAGCTCTTCTGCTTCAGATACCCTGATACCGATGGTATGTTTTAGTCCAAAGAATATGACGAAGCCCAGTCCACCTGCCCATACTATGGCGGTGGCGAAGGCGATGAGCTGGGCAAGAAACTGCTGGCCGGAACCAACGATCAGCCCACTTACTCCTCCATATGAACCGTCGGCAAAAATCCCTACGGCAAGAAGCCCCCACAACCCATTAGCGCCGTGCA from Candidatus Kuenenia stuttgartiensis carries:
- a CDS encoding type II toxin-antitoxin system HicB family antitoxin; the protein is MQTFTVTIAKGEKFYIAQCKEHSNCFTQGKTIEEAIHNIKEVIELILEIKKPKIKVVLKEDLVNAL
- a CDS encoding pyridoxamine 5'-phosphate oxidase family protein — protein: MSDSEAILSLLGTRDCFVAPLLAMTFFKGSVPILIMRRYHLQKKEREIKEFDEILDIIKKGKYITIAMCRKNEPYIVTLSYGFDKTKNAFYLHSALKGLKYEFLRENSSVCATIIDDKGYIINECAHAYRSLVVWGKMCLVGKGLWHGHTSCTSGKYPRTD
- a CDS encoding amino acid ABC transporter ATP-binding protein, whose protein sequence is MIKIRDLTKQYDHEPLFTGFHLDIAKGDIVSIIGPSGSGKSTLLRCINGLECFQKGKISVDELTIYGTLEPDYRYKKNNGVVEDIRRKIGMVFQQFNLFPHMTVLHNVMVASVHVLGINHPEAESRAMGMLQRVCMEKKAKSYPGQLSGGEQQRVAIARALTMKPEAMLFDEPTSSLDPEMTDDVLAVIRELVSEGMTTVIATHEMHFAKSISRQVIFLEKGKIVESGSPEMVFCNPQNIRTREFLSHFTV
- a CDS encoding ABC transporter substrate-binding protein/permease; translation: MKRHFFTLSVISILLLAILHPYNTVCAGQDTLEKIRQTGVLTWGFDADGGAPYVFPDQRHPKKYIGFEVEIAEAIAKELGIKLNYFQNEWDSILMSLQRGDFDIALNGIEITPERQHSVLFSRPYFVFSEQIVVRASDFKINTFEDLHGKRVGTLYNTVAKQMLEKMGDVTIKIYSGQVEPFKDLLDNRLDAVFVDLPVASYYAKPNPQLRLVGGPVGEGYYGIALRKEDAALVEELNRVIEKLLRTGEIKKICRKWGLWNAAQEKLYLHEGLLQKYAENPPSPEERIPLIVTTFVPTLLKGALVTIGISVLSMMLAVSLGIVLAVMRLYGNTWIKKISTVYIEVYRGTPLLIQLYILYYGLPNIGITMSAFAAAILGLGMNYAAYEAEVYRAGIQAIPKGQTEAAFSLGMSGRLTFEKIIFPQALRITLPPITNDFISLFKDSSLVSVIALVELTKSYSILAASSMKFFQLGIITALLYFGMSYPLSLYSRRLEKRLNVF
- a CDS encoding flavin reductase family protein; the protein is MKKSLGAKAIAYPTPVFIVCSYDKEGKPNAMNVAWGGICCSSPPCVAISLRKATYSYNCIVERQAYTINIPSEKYAKQADYFGVVTGKDVDKFSAAGLTPIKGEFVDAPYINEFPVILECKLLHTFEIGLHTQFIGEIMDVKAEESALNNDGVPDIEKIRPMIYAPETRAYYGIGSCLGKAFSIGKNI
- a CDS encoding mannose-1-phosphate guanylyltransferase/mannose-6-phosphate isomerase encodes the protein MNKKTKTVIVTDKINGKAIILAGGKGTRLWPLSREDHPKQFVEFKDGLSLFQLTIERLLPCFSPKDIFIVSHESYKFTVLNQIQLLPGVKNAIKNLLKENIILEPVPKNTLPAIMLSLKYIESRTILNENELICVLPSDHIIEPVNDFEKCIRQAETLTEQDKIIVFGVKPTFPKEGYGYILLKRKFGAGYLVDTFVEKPSIQKAKLLIKKGGLWNSGIFCFNKKTFLGELAACSPSSYKYYQYTYDEFCRNFENIVADSIDYGIMQKTKNAALIKFNLKWSDLGSWDSYLQFYTNGKGNFTIGDAEFFDSKNCFAYSDNRLVCFLGVNDVMAIDAADSLLIVKRGCSDNVKELVSAINKKGLQHTKTGSTVYRPWGYYTVLHEQDNYKVKEIGVYPQKTLSLQKHKYRSEHWNVVEGKIDIYIGNTKKQIQKNESVFVPQNAKHRIHNPTDKIAKVIEVQIGSYVGEDDIVRYTTYK